The region ACATCCTCTCTGTCGTTTCTGAACTGGCTAGCCGGCTGCGCAGGTCACAATGATCAGCGtttgtgtacgtacgtacgtacgtgcaGAGACAATGAGATACTAAATTCAGTTGCTAAGAGGCCTCAGACAGACAGTAAAATTCATTGGCTAATGAACAACACGTGACAGATATAATACTACACCCCCACATACAGCCTTATAGTGAGGCTTTGTGGTCAAACACATCCATTACAGGCGCTATATAGCATGTGCATgtttagcctccttcactagcctcccctgaagagaaggcctgctactgactgcttgcgcatgcgcaacattattggatatttgttCCCGTAAACTGTCTTATAATACTGAATTTATCACGAAAATATTCTGACAAAGTAttgaaagtcatacacagagatatttagccagctagctagcaaagctgtagttttgttgtacagctatgtacagctattttctttctgatagagtcagtagcagtagctagtatagtagactttcaccaaagttagtattagatgggcgtggcctgtccattaggctattgtcagctttcactccgttcagatgattgtcatccacactgttgcaggctgtgggtcttttgttagcatagcaggctacgggtagctatcagaatgctatcagataggctagaaaccttcaatctaACTTTCtgtctacttccttcaatccacttccgttcgttgtgacgtcattgttttactgagcatacacgttgttatcctgcgttagccggtatctggctaatggttagcgcatgcgcaaacagtcgataccaggccctctcttcgaggaagagcggcctggaatcgaggctagtgcatgTTATAAATAAGGTTTATCATCAAATTCATTATGCAGTCTCCGATTACATTGTTTAGACGATAAATTGTGTTCAATTTTTTGCATTCTGTGAGGTGGCCAAATAACATGAGTTACAGTTCCGATAACAAGCCCCTTGCAAATCTATTGGTGTGTGCATGAAACAATGCAGTAACAATCAATCACCAGTAACAATCAATAATCAATCACAATGCGTACCGGGCCAAACGAATTGCAGTCGCTGCTCCTCTGTGAATTTTCACCCTCGACCCATAAATGACCATCAGATATTAGGACCTGTTGACGCTTGTGGTTTCTAGTTAAGAAATAGTTTAAAGGTTTGATAGTGACATTCACACGTGTGTACGTACTATACACTTACAATACTATTTCTCTCTCCACAGCAATAATTCGTTTCACCATTCTGTCCAATGAATTGATAGGGGATATAAAAGCAATCACATCTCCTGGTCTTGCTCCATTCCTGTTCCAATGTAGTTTGCTCACCCAGACAATATCGTCACGATAGGATTTACGGGTAGAAATTACAGGATTCAAGGTGGGCTGTTGTGGTACATAATGTGGACAATGTGGCGAAATTTTTACACATAACACTATATATTATTACCCTCATAGAAGGCCCAGAAACTGCAGCAGGACATCCAATCTTCTCACAGAAAGTCACAGCCACAGGTACACCAATAAGCAATCCATAGGACATGTACTTCACAATGTCCATGtggtcattaatttttatgtggGCGTGACTGGATTTGGAGTGTGCTCTTAATACAATTTAACCTCTCGACCTCTGTGGTctaaaaaaacaaacaaataaACAGTATAGTATAGACCACTCATTAAAGATGGCCAGAGCACTGACTGTATGGGCCAAAGGACTGGGAAGGCTGTGGTCTCCAGCTCTGGTAAGCTTAGTCTACAATCCTTCAGTAATTTCAATtgtgagctagctagccataCACAAAAttgatacatgtagatctagtactttaatacacgtacataagaatgtataatataataagaTCTACAGTGGTTCCAATGGTTATCCATCCATCTGTAGCACATGAGGTCTGCCACCCGTCTGTTCTCTACTGGCTCAGTTGCTAGTCGCGAAATGACAGTTCGTGACGCTTTGAATGGAGCCATGGGTGAGGAACTTGAACGAGATGAAAAGGTTTTCATAATGGGTGAAGAAGTTGCTGAGTATGATGGAGCATACAAGGTAAAATTTACATACCCGCAGCATTGCAACATTTATTAGCATTAATTACATAGGTCACCAAAAAACTGTTCGAGAGGTTTGGGAGCGACAGAGTTATAGACACACCAATCACTGAGGCGGGCTTGGCTGGACTAGCTGTTGGAGCTGCAATGGTATAATATTGAGTGTGCTATCACAAATTGTGTTTATTTATTATGCCTTTTTTTAGGCTGGGTTGAGGCCGATTTGTGAGTTTATGACATTTAACTTCTCCATGCAAGGGATTGACCAGGTGGTTAACTCAGCTGCCAAGACTCTCTACATGTCTGGAGGTTTAGTCAATGTCCCCATTGTATTTAGAGGGCCTAATGGAGCAGCTGCTGGTGTGGCTGCCCAGCACTCCCAGGACTTCAGCTCCTGGTATGCTCACGTCCCAGGGCTCAAGGTAAGAGAGCACTATCTCAGCGTTTTTTTCGGTGCTAGCACTGTCTATGCTCAGTCACCAAGAATTAAGGCACACGtgatattgtgtgtgtatgtcttGCTCAATGctatcagggtttcatctaatgGGGGGAAGGGGTGAACCTTTCCCCTCAAAATGCTCagcttccccctccccccaaaattgtgtagaataatgacatcatcacattagtactctACTACTCTATATGATGTGCGATATCTATTACATTGCACTAGCATGcaatagggggtgtggtcaaacatTTTGCGGAGTGTTTACGTGCATCCAAACCTTCCCAACAAAAAcatttaatcctagatgaaaccctggctATCCATCACTGGCATTAGACTCTCCAAGTTTTTGCACTATATTGGCTTAAAGCAATCACTGTGTAGTTGTAACAGTGCGCTTACACTGGACTTTCTGTAGGTGGTATCGCCGTATAGCTGTGAGGATGCTCGTGGTCTCCTGAAAGCAGCAGTGAGAGATGACAATCCAGTAGTTGTGCTGGAGAATGAGATCATGTACAACAGCATCTTTGATGTGTCTGAGGAGGCACAATCTACCGATTTTGTCATCCCCATTGGCAAAGCCAAGATTGAGAAGGAAGGTACATGAATGGAAGTGTTtgctggtacatgtacatgtagtctagttATTATCGACTATTAAATAGTTTACTAAGTGCTTTCCTTAACCACATTTTATATAGAGGCTTACGTAATCTGTACAATGCTCATCATTAGCTCATctccatgtactgtacataggcACTGATGTAACCctggtgggtgtgtccaggacagtgggtgtggctctTGACGCAGCGAAACAGTTGCAGGAAGAGTATGGGGTCAATGCCGAGGTCATCAATCTGCGTACACTGAGGCCACTGGATCGAGAGGCCATCATTCAGTCTGTAGCCAAGACTCACTACCTGGTTACAGTGGAGGGAGGCTGGCCACAGTATGGAGTGGGCTCTGAGGTGGCTGCATCAATCGTGGAGAGTAAGTATAGGGAGGAAATTGATTATACTATTAAATTGTTGACTCCACTATTGCTTTGGTTTTCATATTAATTTGATGTGTTGTGTTTGTTACTTGTCAATGTACAGGTATATATTACATTCTTGAACTAAGGGTTTACATTTTAGAGGTATATATTTGATGCTGGATTGATTTCATGTATGTGACTTCACCATTGACCCCACAGGCTCAGCATTTGACTACTTGGATGGTCCTGTGTATCGAGTGTCCAGTTCTGATGTACCTACACCTTACTGCCTTTCCCTGGAACAGCTCTCACTGCCACAGCCCCACAATGTAGTCAAGACTGTCGCAAAACTGCTGAACTTATAgtcataacataattattttatagctATATGTATGTGTTTAAAGTGTGTTTACCCCTTTTAGCTTTACTTTAGTTTTGCCATAACTATCTATTATAGCCATAACAAACTTTATTGTGGATGTGATCATTTCCATTTTTTTATATCATGGATATCTGTGAATGTGTAAAAAGAATCAAGAAGGAGCTTGATTCAGTGGTGTCATTCTGGACAGCTCACTCACACGACAAAGTTAATGGGTAATATTTATTATAGCTTGCAAAGTATTTTTATAAACTGCATGAACATGTTTGTATGCTATTTCTGGCTCAATTTACTTTTGGGGGTGGttctctgcatgtacatgtaggggtTACTACAACTGCCTGACAGAAGATGGTAAAGTGTATGACAGTCTTAAATATGGTTGGTTGCAAGGCAGGCAGGCAAGTCACTATCAACTCATAGATGTTTTTATGATTTAATTTTTCGAACCTCAGGTATGGATGTACTCAAAACTCTACAACACTTTGTCACACTACCATACTCCTGAGATACTTGGTGCAGCAAAAACTGGTTAGTACACACTCAAAGTAATAATACCACTGCCctattacaatgtatatgcACTCATAGGTGGGGAGTTCCTGTTAAAGCATGTGTTGTCATCGGGTGGCTCAAGATGCTATTTCATCTTGACTGAAGAAGGGAAACCTTGCAAGCTGCAAAGGAAACCATATACAGAGTGTTTCTTCGTGATTGGCCTTGCTGAATTGAGCAGGGCTACTGGCGAGGAGAGATATTGGGTAAGTTAGTGGCAGAATAATCACTGTTTACCTCGAAACCCAGTGCAGTTTCAATACAATGGTTCTTTCATTAATTCATAGCTTGCAGCTGAGTCAATGCTCGCCTCACTGATACATTGGATAAGATTTGACGACAGCGAGTTGGGAGCTCCTAACCTACCCGGGTGTGACCCTTGTTCTGAGCTGGGACGACCAATGATGCTGCTCAATGTGCTCACTGAGATCTGCAATGGACAGTCTGAGCTGAGGGACAAGTACAAGGAACATTTCCAGTGGGCCGTTGAGGCCATCCTCAAACATGTGAGGCTTTAATTTGAACTAAGCTCTCTATGGAACTCCAATATTATAGCTAAGTACATTATACCTGGTACATTGGTGTACAGTTCTATGCACTAGAGTAGTTCATGACACACGATTTTGTCGCCTAATACTATAGAGTGATGGTAACTGGGTGAGAGAGCATGTTGCTCCTAATGGGTCACTCTTGTCTGGCTGTCGAGGGAGACAGGTCACTCCCGGACATGCACTGGAAGCTGGATGGTTCTTACTGCAAGAAGCTGCTACAAGGTAGAATGATTGTACAGCTAGCAATGTCCACGTTTTTCAGGTTACTGAACTTGCATGCAAACTTTCTTTCTTTCCTTTGATATCAGTTTTAGTGACTGACTGTATTTTGTTTACAGAGGAGATACTGCTCTACAAAGCAAGGCGATAAAGCAGTTTATTGAGGCTCCATATGCCTATGGCCAAGACAAAGAGTTTGGAGGGCTATACTACTTCTTGGACACTGATGGCTACTGTCCAACTCAGCTGGAGTGGAGCATGAAGCTGTGGTGGGTCCACTGTGAGGCCATGATAGCATTCCTGATGGCGTATGAGGCTACTGGAGACAAACAGTTCTGGACGACCTTCTCAAAGATCACAGATTACACCTTATCTAAGGTACGTGCGGAATCGATATAGCATGAGATCAAGTGTTGTatgaactagagcactaaagtgcaaaccctcggctggtgacatgataataatcCAGAAGAGTGATACAATAAAGTGCATGTAGTATGTATGATTGAGGCTGTCTAGCACATCAATTCAGGATCGAGCATTACATgcaactaaaccagactggaggcatacATTGCGGAGTCCTAGCATGGCTATCCTGGTGCATGGTGCTAGGATCACACagtcagcaaaaaagcacCTTTCAAAACAATAAGTGCttcgaataaaggccgtgtATGGTTAGCTGCTAACGTGCAAGTTTTGCTTTTGCTTTTCGACAattgaagctttaacatcaaaatctgtcactattaaaactaataacttgttgtgtgaagactatcCATCCTGTAAACTCAGTTCTGTGGTATCCAGGTAAGCACGCTCAGAaatcacaaacagacagacagacagacaaaccatacctatacccgctggccgcggcacggcaTTGGGTA is a window of Halichondria panicea chromosome 13, odHalPani1.1, whole genome shotgun sequence DNA encoding:
- the LOC135345914 gene encoding mitochondrial inner membrane protease subunit 2-like; its protein translation is MDIVKYMSYGLLIGVPVAVTFCEKIGCPAAVSGPSMRPTLNPVISTRKSYRDDIVWVSKLHWNRNGARPGDVIAFISPINSLDRMVKRIIAVEREIVLNHKRQQVLISDGHLWVEGENSQRSSDCNSFGPVRIICKGLVIGTVTHVIWPPHRMQKIEHNLSSKQCNRRLHNEFDDKPYL
- the LOC135345904 gene encoding pyruvate dehydrogenase E1 component subunit beta, mitochondrial-like; this translates as MARALTVWAKGLGRLWSPALHMRSATRLFSTGSVASREMTVRDALNGAMGEELERDEKVFIMGEEVAEYDGAYKVTKKLFERFGSDRVIDTPITEAGLAGLAVGAAMAGLRPICEFMTFNFSMQGIDQVVNSAAKTLYMSGGLVNVPIVFRGPNGAAAGVAAQHSQDFSSWYAHVPGLKVVSPYSCEDARGLLKAAVRDDNPVVVLENEIMYNSIFDVSEEAQSTDFVIPIGKAKIEKEGTDVTLVGVSRTVGVALDAAKQLQEEYGVNAEVINLRTLRPLDREAIIQSVAKTHYLVTVEGGWPQYGVGSEVAASIVESSAFDYLDGPVYRVSSSDVPTPYCLSLEQLSLPQPHNVVKTVAKLLNL
- the LOC135345903 gene encoding N-acylglucosamine 2-epimerase-like; this translates as MDICECVKRIKKELDSVVSFWTAHSHDKVNGGYYNCLTEDGKVYDSLKYGWLQGRQVWMYSKLYNTLSHYHTPEILGAAKTGGEFLLKHVLSSGGSRCYFILTEEGKPCKLQRKPYTECFFVIGLAELSRATGEERYWLAAESMLASLIHWIRFDDSELGAPNLPGCDPCSELGRPMMLLNVLTEICNGQSELRDKYKEHFQWAVEAILKHSDGNWVREHVAPNGSLLSGCRGRQVTPGHALEAGWFLLQEAATRGDTALQSKAIKQFIEAPYAYGQDKEFGGLYYFLDTDGYCPTQLEWSMKLWWVHCEAMIAFLMAYEATGDKQFWTTFSKITDYTLSKFSDQTHGEWYGYLTRTGEINQTFKGGPYKGCFHVPRCLLYCLQILERLDKNTD